Within Tenebrio molitor chromosome 3, icTenMoli1.1, whole genome shotgun sequence, the genomic segment TCGCCTCCGCTTCCGATTCTTCGCTGACAAAGGTCGTTGTTGCGGCACCTCGACGGCCGCCTCAACGGAATCGTTGACCCCCGGACGGTTGTTTGGGCTCGGACACATGTCTTCCGTTTCGAAATCGGAATCGGATCGTGCTCGGATGCGAAATTCTTTCGGTGCGTTTCCAGAAAATGCGATTGCCCAACGTTCAACGGAAGGAGAAAGTTTTAGGGTGTCGGACAGTCGCCGCCGGTTTATGACGGGGCTGGGTATAAATCAGTCCGGTCCTGTGCCGGTGATTCGTCCGCGTACAAATTAAACCGTAATAAATTTCGCGTTGTTGCCCGAAACCATATCATTTGGAGGAGCAAGGGGGCAATTAGAGAAAGGGTTCGACCAGCTCGTCCCCTACATCATAATAGTGATTGGGTTCGGGGGGCGGATTCGTAGGCATTGTCCGAGTTGCGGACGGATTTTTATGCGCTCCGAAGGTCTCCGGTAGGTACAAAAGGAGACATTCTTGACGGGGTTGTTCCGGTGCTGGCAGAGCAATTACAGAAGTACCGAGCGAGATTAAATGTTTATACCAGATTAGTCACGAGGCTCTGACTTGTTATAACTCGATTTGTCATGACTAATGGTGTTGTTTATGTCATATAATTAGACCAGGAGCGCAGTGTTGTCATTCACGCGTAAATAAATTATCCGCAGATCGTACTCTTCCCGACAAAGAATTCTTTTTATTGGCCATAAACAACCGCCACGGCCGTCGTTATTTTAGCAAACTAGAAGGTCGCCCCCGCGGAGGTTAATCGCATATTTTCGCCACCTTTCAGATACCTACCTAGATCTCTTGGGGAATTCTCGAGTGGTGCCTTAATTGATaaagtaaatattaaaatgtcaaaaaacaattaaaacaagacaaacaaaacataaaattcgTCTTCGTGGTCGTCTTGGAAATTTCCGCTCCAGAGAGCTTCCAGATTCCTCGACCTCGGGTCTCACTCCAGTTGTGGATTTGGCCGCTTCCGGAGTGGTTCCCTTGCGTCGTTATCTCCCGGCCGTGATCGGTCTACTTCCCTGACATCATCGCCGTTGGCGGCCGCGGAAAGTCGATTTTCCTCGCCGGCTTTCCGCACCGGTCTAGTTTCGGTGGCGTGCGGCCCGCCGCACGAATAGTTCGTCCCCACCTACCGGTCGAGCAGTTCGTCTCTGTCCACCTTCGCGATTTACTAGAGTTGCGGCGTGTGCGGCGGTCGGGAGCATGCACAGCCGGTCCGAAAGAGCGGTCGGACTTCTTCACGCGGTGGTGTAGGGTGTGCGAGTTTTCGATGTCCGAGGGACACACAAAGTGCGAGTAAAGATGGGAATCGTCACGAAGACAATAGGAGTCATATTCAGTCTGTGAGTGTGGATTTTTGCATCGTCTCCGCAGCCCCCCAGTAGCTCTGGTGCTTCGGTCGCGCACCAGTTGCACCGATTAACCCCGTTCCGCCGTGATTTGTTTTCGTTTATGAATTATGGATCCCGCGAGGGTACACTTTCGTCCACTTTCGTTGGGATTTTCGGAGCggaattattacaattttttagtgCAGGGCCGGACCGTCTCGGCCGCACTTTCTCGCGTTAATTGACTAATTGTTGAATTAATTGCGCTCCGCAGCCGGAAACTGCACTCGACTCcttttaatttcgtttttatttacCGCTTCCTCCACTGtcaatttcgcttttttcgaCGTAGCGCTTCAACGGAAATTGGATTTTGTTTTGCCAGCGTTGATCGCGGTACCGTTGGTGATCTGTGGGTTATCGCTGCAATTAACTGCCGATTTTTAATCTGCCGTTCGGTTCTATATTTGTTTGGAGGCTTCACTCGCCGAGCACTGATCCCGAAGGATTATTTTTGGAGCGGCGTCCTGTGGTACCGACTCCAGTGGCGCACAAAGTACTAGCTATATTGTGATCACTACGACTGCTCTAATTGCGATacgtttttttcttaattggaACGCCAACAGTTGTATTTACACCGCAATTCCACCAAGGACGAAAACGTACACACTACCATAACTGTAAACATCGCATAATCTAAATTGGTACAAAACTCTTCGATAAAAAACAAGACAGTATTCGGCGCGATAGTACGCTAATTGCATCTAAGTTTTGTCGAAGCTTTCGGTGACAGCTGACAGTTGGAACGTCAAAGTGACAGTTTTGTCAAACAAACGACACTTATCATACGATCCAGATAGCCGTGTTTGTTGTTGGGGATTTGGACAAACAAAAATGGCATGTTTTGAAATCAAACATCGTGGCATCATAATTTTTACGTTACTACTACTAAATCCGTAACCGTTTTCATCTTACAACTTCgttgtttgtaaaattttacgttAGGGGCGAAGTTGCCGTCGCAGTGATGCCAACACTTTCACCATGGAAAAGTTAACTGTCACCGGTTGCAACGGTTCAAAGTTTAAAAACCGCGACCTCGCTCGGCATAACGAACTCCGTGGAAAACAGTAAAAAGCGGAATCGTAGCGTGTCAGCACCCCCAAGTTGATGTAACTTCCTGCGTACTACCGCACACTTTCCGATTTGTTCGCCGTGAGTCAGGTTAGAAACCCCATGGTTACGGTGCTGTTCGGCACCACCAAAACAAACACGCAATCGATGGGTTCTTATCGAAGTGTCCATAAGATACGGATAAAACGACAccatttgttattgtttgatttttttttgggttgttGAGAACCCTGGGATGTGTACGCACGTGACGAGTCCACAGATTAGAGAAACCACAGTTAATCTGGGTTATGTAATGACTATAAATAATGTCCGATCTGCAGGAAATAACGGAGCGGAGTTGTTATTGTGTCGAAATGTTTACAAGTTGGAAATCGCGAGCTTTAGGCGTTGTCCGCCAAATGTATAGTCTGTTCGTTGTAGAAATGGGGATGGGTTTGACAGTTGTGAAACCAGTGAACCCAAAACTTTTTCCGATTTCTGAGATTGCTACCAGATAACGTTGCTTTTTATTTCTGAAAGCTTTGGATACATCACAAAAGGTGTCGGTATAAATCTGAAGTCTTCTCAAGTACTTGACAGAATGTAAACAGTTTTCTAAGTGTATGCTATCTGCGTGCACAAAGTGGAAGCGTACTTGAGCTTTCGTGCCGACAGAGTTAAAGTGGTTTAAGTGCTTTATTGGAGCAGAACAAGCTAAATAGATtgcaatattttgaaaaaatgctaaTAGTTTAGAATCACTCAAcggttaaaagaaaaattttttttttgcaaatcagatgaatcacaattttttgcaGTTTTAAAATACAGTTGCTTAGACTCACGGGAAAAAACATTGCGCCACGGATTAAGTGGTATTTTATTGTGGccacaaaatatttaagttaCCTTTTTCCAATGTTAATTGAACTGATAAGGAAGGAGTAATAAAGATCATTACGACTGCCATATTAGCATTAACAGGTGTATAGAAAAAGATGTATTGAAAATGCGAAATGCAGCTTGGCAATAAATTAGTGCAgaggtttaaaaaaatttaaaactataAGGAACAATTGAGAAATGAAGAAACATTTTGAGAACCACCGGCGACGTTCGCGATCTTGCCGACAACTGACTCACGttgtttatctttttttttgggctACGCAGTGACGCAAGGAAGTAGTGAGACTCACCGGTGATAGCCATTTCTACGACGAACGCTTTCTACACCGCTTGTACCGTACTTTTGTTTTGGGCGTCACTGAAAGCTTTGCAACGGCCTTGACCAACGCACCCGACCCGTTCCCAACGATATAATTAAAATGGTATCATCATTTCGAAAGTATCTAATTCGATTTTTTCAacgaaaacatttaattaagcgAGCGTGGAACGGCCAATTACGTGCCGTGGCTAATTGGCCGTTATTCGCGTGTTGTTACCGTaggtcataattttttttcttccatcCACCGTGCGCCGCTGTCGTTTTGTTTTGCACCCCGGGACCCtctttctttttgaattcggAATCGAGACCTGAGCGGACCGCAGACTGAACACACCCAACCGAGGAGTTTGTGACCTCTGGTCGattgttttcaaattgtaGAAACGGACGCATCGTGGTCGACAAAAAGTGGACTGCGAGTTGCCACTCCTTTTTGAGGCTCAAACTCCCCACTCCGGCACATCGGAAACGAGCGTCAGACAACAACGCAACGGTTTATTGCACTTTCTTTTAATTACGAATGTCCAAGGTCGGCCGTCAATCAGACCTGATTGCATCCAATTACACCCTCGACTTGATCGGTTCGTTTTGTTGTGCAGCCTCTTCGAGCAGGAGATCATGTCATATGTCCCGGCTGTGGACAGCAGGAGTAGCGGCGCCGCTCGAAGTCCCAGGGGCTCGCCGCAACCGTCCCCCATTGCCTCTCCGGGTCTGAGCAGACACCGGGTGCCGGCGCCTCACAAGAGAGACTTCGAGGCGAAACTCCGCAACTTCTACAGGAAGTTGGAGAGCAAAGGGTACGGACAGGGTCCGGGCAAATTCAAGTGAGTCGGCGGCGATCACCACGTGTCATTTGTGCTTCGATTTTTGTCGTCCAGGTTGCACATAAGACGCGAACACCTGTTGGAAGACGCCTTCAGGCGGATCATGTCGGCGAACAAGAAGGAGCTGCAGAAGGGGAAGCTGTGCGTGGTGTGGGACAACGAGGAGGGTCTGGACTACGGAGGTCCGTCGAGGGAGTTCTTCTTCTTGCTGTCGAGGGAGCTGTTCAACCCCTACTACGGCCTGTTCGAGTACTCGGCGAACGATACTTACACCGTGCAGATCTCCCCGATGTCGGCGTTCGTCGACAACTACCATGACTGGTAGGTGTTAGTCCTTGCTGCTGGTCGTGGTACAAACGTTTGCGTTCAGGTTTAGGTTTAGCGGTAGAGTCCTGGGGCTGGCCCTGGTCCACCAGTACCTCCTGGACGCCTTCTTCACGCGTCCCTTCTACAAGGCGCTGTTGCGTCTCCCCGTGGCCCTCTCCGACTTGGAGAGTCTCGATTTCGAGTTCCACCAGTCCCTCCAGTGGATCAGGGAGCACGACGTGTCCATGCAGGGCGAGCTGGAGCTCACCTTCGCCGTCACCGAAGAGGTCTTCGGGCAGGTGCTCGAGCGCGAGCTCAAGCCCGGCGGCAGGAACGTTCCGGTCAccgagaaaaataaaaaagtgagTATCGCTACCACGTTCAAGGTTTAAGGAAATATCAGACGAACACTTGATTTAATTTGCACacagtttatttaatttagtataTTTGTATTTGAGAATCCAATTTTTAAACTCGTATGGTttcgtaatatttttttttattcgacgaaaTTGTTGTTTCTACAAGAACGGGTGTTAAATCAccgaaaattaaaaacggtAATGACTCGTTAACGAATTCATTTGAGTTTTTTAGCACATTATAAAAGTGTAGCGTTTTTAACGAagtgtttttcatttataGGAATATTTGGAGAGGATCGTGCGGTGGCGGCTGGAGCGCGGCGTCTCCGAACAGACGGAATCCCTAGTTAGAGGCTTCTATGAAGTCGTCGACCCAAGACTGGTGAGCGTGTTCGACGCTCGCGAATTAGAATTAGTGATCGCCGGGACGGCCGAGATCGACCTGGTGGACTGGCGGCACAACACGGAGTACCGCGGCGGGTACCACGACCAGCACCCGGTGGTGGTGTGGTTCTGGCAGGCGATCGAGAGGTGCGTTTCTTCGAGCAACGTGCAGGAGCGGATGATGATTTTGTCGTGTCGCAGGTTCACCAACGAGCAGCGTCTCAGGCTGCTGCAGTTCGTGACGGGGACGTCGAGCATCCCGTTCGAGGGCTTTTCGGCGCTGCGGGGCTCGATAGGGCCGCGCAAGTTCTGCATCGAGAAGTGGGGCAAGCCCAACAGCCTGCCCAGGGCGCACACCTGCTTCAACAGGCTGGACCTGCCGCCCTACCCGACGTCCGAGGTGCTCTACGAGAAGCTGCTGTTGGCCGTCGAGGAGACCAACACCTTCGGGATCGAATAAGGAGCGGCGGTTACTTAACTCGAGCCAGTATTTGGGTTGCTGATCAGCTGTGTCCGCACGCGACTTTACTTACCAAAtgatttgtacatttttaatgGCGCATCTATAACtgtatataatatttatttgttaataacAATCTGTTCCAGTTCGTATTTATCTAGATTCTGATAGAGCGTTAGTGGGGTTCTTTTAGTCATCTCGATGAAATTCTGTTTTATTTATCTATTTATTGACAAGTTTTAACAAGTGTTAGGTCCTTGCTAGTTACCAGatgataattttaatatcTTTACGTTTGAATTATGGAAAGTCGTTGTGATTTGTTTAATTCTAGTCAGTTACGATTGCGTTAATTCTGGTTTCATGTAGTGCACAAATCGTGTTTACGTTAAGATTTACATATGCCAACGTTTTAGATTATAATTGTGTATCGGTATAATTAGATGAGCTAAATTCGTTTGTAACATTCcatcaaaatacatatttgttacacattttttgagctgtttattttatttaattaacgaTCCCTCTAATTTTTTCCCTTGCTAAAAATAACCCACGCATAATGACTAATAAGCAATTATCACAACCGTATGTGATAAGGGCCAGTGTTGATTAAATGAAATCATCTCAATTATTACGCAACGcaaaacaaacacatttttttaaaataaaaacacaacaagTTGCATAGACAACCAACCGTGCAGAAGCTCACCTCACTCAGAATCACAGCAAAAACACTGTTCGTGTTTACATGTTTTTTGGGTGGTCAACTTACCACGGTTTAAAATCTGGTGGGTACTTGTCTTATTTTCCAATTCGCACAAATGAAAATTCGTACTGATGGGATTATCCTTGACAACGAATTCAATTAacatttgaggttatgtttcaagTTTCAAAATAATCGTCCTTTCCGATTGTAGTGCGTAATTTTCAGGACGAAATCAATGACAATGTCGCAAAACATCAAAGAGGAAGATATGTCGCAGTTCGACTGGATCACGCTGCACAACGAGATGGCCGCCGTCGACGAGACACGAAAAGAAAAGCTTATTAGGAAAGTGTCAGAGAACCCCTTGATTCCGATAGGTGAACTGGTGTGGCTGTGGTGGAGAGTGACGGTCTGGAGTTGTTTTCAGGATGTTTGGCTACAACAGGGGCTCTCAGCTATGGGTTGTGGAGCTTCAGGCAGGGCAACAGGCGGATGTCTCAGTACATGATGAGGACCAGAATCGCCGCTCAGGGCTTCACCGTCTTCGCCCTGATCATGGGAATCGCCATGGGAGCCAGCAAAGCAGCCAAATAGACCTGAAAACGCTCAAAGAATTATGTGTACATAATTATGAAATTGATTAGTGATTGTCGATATATCAGACTGTCTAATAATACTTTTAGAGAAATAAAGGGTGAATAGTTCACAATTTGTCAATGATTGAATAGTTGaaagttcaaattttgaaatttgcgCGTCGATAATGCAGGGATCTGCGTCTTGCACCTGTCAAATTTGGCGTCTGTGCAGATGGCGCTGCGATCTTTGAAGATTTGATTTCCTCTACCCGTCAAAGTTGCGGTGTTGCGGTTCGAGTTGGTGATTGTGGTGGAGCAAGTCAGTTGCATGAGGACATAGCGAGTGTATACAAGTTCTTGATACCTTGAGTGTGTTCATGTTGAATGATAGCAACCGTGCAGTGTGCCGCCCCGCGTCATGTGCCCCGGAACCGTTAACATGTAAACGGAATTTCCACCGAATCGATACGGTCCGCctcattgaaatttttttgtggaacCGTCGCCACACCGAGCCCTCGAGCCAACGGAAGACGACTCGCGCCGATCCCGTATCCTCAGCCAGTCGGGGAAGTcgacatttgtttttttttcctctccTGTCATTCGAAAAATCGGGATTCTCTAGTGGAGTTTTGTGTCCTGGGCCCTCAAGATGCTGGGATTTACGACGTCGCGCGACGGCCTCTTCCAGCTGTCCGAGGAACAGTTGGTCTCGGTGGTGCACAAGGAATCAATCCTGGACGTCTACGACGTGGACAAAACCCCCCTCGGCAGGTACGAATCAGACTTGTTACCGTCACCGATAAGCTATCTCCGCTGGAAATAAGTAAACCAGTGTCGCCTGTTGAACTGCGGAACCTTATCAATTCGAGAATTGTCACCGTTTTTATCACCGTCATTGACATTGTATCGCTCCGATAACAGAAATTCACCGAAACGCACAAGCTTTTGGGTAACCAGCCGTACGAGGACCTTGGAAATGTGACATTTCGCTTTTGTTTCGCGACAGTGGGAAAAACTACACCTGTCccgtttgttcgaaaattcaTTTTCCGATAAGCCCCGACCAATAAAAACCGTGATTCAACCGAATCGCGTTACCATTGTGTGCAGTACCTTCCGCAGAAACAATTTCGAATGATTGCAGAAAAATCCGGTGGGAGTGCTCCACCGATTCTGCTCTAATCAGATTTATCATTCCGGGTGGTATTGTTACGTGCAGGATGTATCAAATTAGCTTCCCACAATTATCGGTCCATCTCGGCGGTAATTGGAGTACGGATTTGGACAGCCTAGGCGGGTGAAACAATCGCGAAACGAGGCACGCTATCGTGAAACCTAGGCGCCCAGATTAGAACGATCAAGACTTATCAAAAGTACAATTACGACCAGGCGTGTCGTATCGAAGTTGGATTGTTGTTGTCGACGAGTACGAGCTTGTCGAAAGCCCAGGTAATAGGTTTTGGACGAAACAAAACGATCAGGCGGACTGAAAGTCAAAAGTCACGATCGCAGCAGCCAGATTTTCCGCCTCCGTTGAAGATATTTCGTCAGGAGTCGTTCGAAATTTGtagcaaataaaaatgttaattcgGGACATTATGTATATTAACCAATTCAGTGAAATTGTACGGTTGTAAGTTtgacaaattataaatgggcgGCAAATTATTCGGATGGTTGAAAATCTAATGAGCTCATGCTGGGCCCCGTTCCGCAACTCGATTCGGACAAATCTGGAATTTTTCGTGTTCGAGTCCCAGGAATTAGCGTTTGATGTCTGTATCAGTGCTTGAtcgaaatttacaaattctggGTGCGAATCGGAATAGTAAATCTTGTGTCGGAAATTCCCCTCGAGAAAAATGctaattaattatgtttgcTTGATTCGGATTAATCTACGAGACGGTTCTTTGAATCCATTCATTCGAACCATTGTTCTGGAAGACGGCGATTTGGGAAATATTTCTCCGGAAATGCCTCACATcgagaaataaacaaattaaatcgCGGTTATGACGTGATCGTAGCATTCACAGCGGAAAACTTGTCTTTCTGGACGGGTCGCAAGATGTTTGTTTCCGTTTCCCCCATCCCCAATCAAGGGGTCCTAAATCTGTCACCTGGCCTTTACACCGATGGAATTTTTTCGTCAGCGGCGTCGGTTTTTCCTCGTTTTCGATAATTAGCTTCCTGTTACTCATCCGTTTTGATCTCGAAAGTCTTCGGTTTCCGTCCGGGACGCGATACTTACAATTAGCATTACCCCATTATTGCTCGAGCGTTATCTAAACCTGGTGTTTGTTCTCACAGTGCAACAGCGACGCCGGTCGTGTTTACCTTctgtttttgtaataattatatAAACTGAAATCTGGGTTAGATTAATAAGTGCGCGGCGCAACAACGCACAGGTAGATTTTGCTTTCTAAATAAAACTTCCTCGCTCCGACGCCTCGGACGCACAAAGATCGAATCTTATCTGGTGGTGTCGAAACCTTTCCGTATGGAAACCAAATGCCTCCGCAGATTAGATAAAAGCCAGGCATTGTTCGGTCGAAGGAACGGAGATTTTTCCGAGGTGTTCGAGACCGCATGAAACGCTTTCGATAAGATTGACAGGACTCGGTGCACAACATTGCACTATCGACTTTCACTAAATTTCGATCGGCTCGTTGCACCGCCGTCGTTGCCACCCGAAAATAACGTTTTCTTGGTTCGAAAGCATACCCCCCGAGAGCGGGCGACAAAATGTC encodes:
- the LOC138125826 gene encoding HIG1 domain family member 2A, mitochondrial → MTMSQNIKEEDMSQFDWITLHNEMAAVDETRKEKLIRKVSENPLIPIGCLATTGALSYGLWSFRQGNRRMSQYMMRTRIAAQGFTVFALIMGIAMGASKAAK
- the Hecw gene encoding E3 ubiquitin-protein ligase HECW2 isoform X5 → MDRGRPPSSPPTLINRWAGVTEQRAPRSSTSTPIKLLPTAHFSRFRILFVNDATEIEQYQVFNTFDQKSLDFFCTRTNGFGMEFGALPCEHSRWAKHLKAEWIVGFPFRTKRLFEQEIMSYVPAVDSRSSGAARSPRGSPQPSPIASPGLSRHRVPAPHKRDFEAKLRNFYRKLESKGYGQGPGKFKLHIRREHLLEDAFRRIMSANKKELQKGKLCVVWDNEEGLDYGGPSREFFFLLSRELFNPYYGLFEYSANDTYTVQISPMSAFVDNYHDWFRFSGRVLGLALVHQYLLDAFFTRPFYKALLRLPVALSDLESLDFEFHQSLQWIREHDVSMQGELELTFAVTEEVFGQVLERELKPGGRNVPVTEKNKKEYLERIVRWRLERGVSEQTESLVRGFYEVVDPRLVSVFDARELELVIAGTAEIDLVDWRHNTEYRGGYHDQHPVVVWFWQAIERFTNEQRLRLLQFVTGTSSIPFEGFSALRGSIGPRKFCIEKWGKPNSLPRAHTCFNRLDLPPYPTSEVLYEKLLLAVEETNTFGIE
- the Hecw gene encoding E3 ubiquitin-protein ligase HECW2 isoform X6, which produces MGIVTKTIGVIFSLLFEQEIMSYVPAVDSRSSGAARSPRGSPQPSPIASPGLSRHRVPAPHKRDFEAKLRNFYRKLESKGYGQGPGKFKLHIRREHLLEDAFRRIMSANKKELQKGKLCVVWDNEEGLDYGGPSREFFFLLSRELFNPYYGLFEYSANDTYTVQISPMSAFVDNYHDWFRFSGRVLGLALVHQYLLDAFFTRPFYKALLRLPVALSDLESLDFEFHQSLQWIREHDVSMQGELELTFAVTEEVFGQVLERELKPGGRNVPVTEKNKKEYLERIVRWRLERGVSEQTESLVRGFYEVVDPRLVSVFDARELELVIAGTAEIDLVDWRHNTEYRGGYHDQHPVVVWFWQAIERFTNEQRLRLLQFVTGTSSIPFEGFSALRGSIGPRKFCIEKWGKPNSLPRAHTCFNRLDLPPYPTSEVLYEKLLLAVEETNTFGIE